The Arachis ipaensis cultivar K30076 chromosome B03, Araip1.1, whole genome shotgun sequence region TCAATTTGTGTACTGACAAAAAACTCTGGGTTCGATTTGTGTATCCACTCTCTGCAataaaatcggacggtccgatttcttcccactaaaataaaaaattgaacgcCGTCACAATCGTGTATATCTCCCCAATACTCCATAACTCAGCATAACtcacatataaaaaaaaattggccTCGTCCTTACCtaattgtttaaaaaattttgacaTTTTGGCCTgttatatattatacatatataaTCTGATTTAACGAATGCTATTCTCtttaagtaataataataaaaaaattctaaatataGAGTTAAATACCTTATCACACATGGAAATAACTTTTAGAGTGTGTTTTGAGTATTTAAAATTCCTAATGTATAATAAAATAATGtgtttgaaaatattttagagagaattttaaaaatttcaagagATTTTGAGGAAGGAATTTATTTTTTaggaatatttaaaatttttaaagataaaatattttatttgtgtCTATTTAATCAAAAGTATTTTCgagtttcaaaaaattttaaaaagaatttcAACTATTGAAAATATAAGATTTCAATTTTCACCTAGAATGAATGAATTtcaatttctctctcttttttttaataaaatattttgaaattaaaatattaaagagAATTTAATTATAGTATTTAATTTGCTTTCTATTTGAACTAGAATAATGAAATTTAAAAAAGTATCTCATCCAAGCAAACCtttaaatataataatagtaaACATAATtttgagtaattacccaaatcagcccctaaagattttaaaattggaTATTTTAGtctccaagaaaaattaatacacagatcaattctCAAGAttttactccggcagacaaatcagtTTTCAGTTCATTTTCTGACAAagtaattacccagatcagtctccaaagattttaaaaaatggatattttagtccccaaaaaaaattaatgtacaaatcaatccccaacgtTTCTCTCTATTAGACATACATGTTAAATTTCTGGGAGAAAGAACAGAATAAGGAGATAATAATATATGTGAAGTTATTGTATTGAAGTTTGTTGTTACATGATACAATAGTCACTCTATTTATAGGGATATTACCAACTAACCTCATAAATATTTCATCTACTAACTACTAGCCATTACTAACTTAACTCCCAACTATTAACAAcgctaataatattttaataggaGTTTGATGTTCAAATCTTTTTTACTATTCAGTGAGTTTTGTATGGCAGTTGttgtataaaatatttatttaaaaatattagtaattttttatttaatttatacggTAAATAATAATGttttatgtaattttattttatttaatatctaATAAATTTAGATTCggattttcttttattctttttgaCATGGTTGAACTGAAATAGTCTCATTGTATGATTGACAACTTTAATTTCTATCATAATAactattttttctattaatttttatttactattttttttaatttctgtcataatgactattttttattctaataataatTATTCCATACAGAGAAGTGCATCTTGAATTAGAAATAGAAGTAAAGAAATGAAACAAATTAAAAGGTAAATTAATAGAGTAGAAAATTGAAGAAGAGGTTACACATGATTTTTCTACGGCTGTTACTGAAATAAGATAGAGATGAAAATAAgatgaaaataagaagaagatgTTATTGAAATACAaatgaaaataagatagagaaTATGAGTTATCGTGTGGAGGTGGTTTCTTTATGTAACGAATGTAGGGGGAGAAGTTCTACCATAAAAGATAATATTAAAACTTAAGTTTGAATACTAAAATTTTGAAGTGAGTCATGTAAACTATGTACAATTACTCTCACGTACAATAGTAGttgttttataaaatatttatttatttatttttaaaaatataattttataaattctaaaagtattgatatttttttatttaatttatagtgcaaataatattttagtttattttatttaatacctAATAAATTTAGATTCGATTTTTTTTTCACATGATTCAATTGAAACAGTGTTATTGTATGAttgacaattttaatttttgtcataATAACTATTTCCTTCTACTATAATGCTAcggattaaatattttttaatttaatttatactgtaaatagtaatattttatttcattAGTTACCTGataaattaaaagagatataagagtttggtgtccaattattttttttattttacttctatCACTATAACCCAAAACAACCGAAGCAGTTATCATTAATTACTATATtctcctattttatttattaattattcttatagtttgatatttaaaaataaaaaaaaaataagcatTTTCATTTCTTTAGTTTTTTCACTATTTATAGAGAAATAAAGCCTATTCAAGTTCAAATCCATATTTTAGCATACCACTTTAAAAAAAGAAGACAAATATGAAAATCCATTGCATTTAAGCAAAATTATGTTTTATAAATAACTAACAtatattttggtttatatatactctttttaaatcaggataatattattatcattattttttgaacTATATTTTTTCTTACCTCTTTATTTTGTGCTTTTataatttaacattttaaaagttttttataataattttatggtaaaaaaatatgatataaataagatcacgaattattattattattattattattattattattattattattattgagtgactatatatatatatatacatatatatatatatatataaaataaattattgtgtaattaataataataattattttattttattttatttttagacagAGGACTATTATGTCTAATAGAGAGAAACATTGatgattgatttgtacattaatttttattaaagaataaaatgtctgtttttaaattctttgGGGACTATCTAGGTAATTATTCTGCCGAAAAATGAACTGAGAACTGATTTGTCTGCCGAAGTAAAACTTTAAAGATTGAtctatgtattaattttttttttaaaactagaATGTCTGATTCTAaaattcttgggaattgatttgggtaattactctataATTTTAATAAGCGTTGACAATTGTGCAGctctttttcttaatttatttaattatttcacgGTTAAACTCTCTCCAGGGAAACAGAAAGAGAAATAGGGAATcaatatcttttcttttctttttttttttaataataaaactaAAGATGCTGTCACCTTTGCTTTGAGCCGCCATTTTTCATTTGGTACATACAACCGCTcatagattttattttaaaaggcTTATTGTAATGTgtgatgaaaaaataaaaatactagccaatcaatttttttttaactaaatctaattaaattaaatttatatctgcacatttatattttttttatctcctcttttttctttttctctattctcatcatcattatcattataccatcttttcttcttctattaccttcttttttttctttttttttttcattatttttattttttttctcttcttcctctttttttattatcatcACATTATCATCGTTATTATCatcttcttttaatttaatatcatacaattaatttaataataacaAAATGACAGTAATTTTTAGTTGATAAcacaaaaaatctttaaaaaaatataaatttaaaatcttaactCACTCAACTTACAAAATATATTCAAACATattttcaaacaaaaagataaaataatttattacaGATGATACATAAATAGTTAGACCtcttatatataaatttaataccaGTCAATTagttcaataataaaaaaatagttaaaaaattgtattcaccatcttcttcttttctcatttgatttttctcctcttttttttctcgtcctcttcttccttcattatcatcatcattaccatctttttcttcttaatttaATATCACACAATTAATTAGTTTAACAATAACAAAAGTGACAACAATTTTTAATTGATGTCACAAGAAATCTGTTGAAAATGACAccgaaattttttataaatagcacaaaaaatatctaaaaaaacaTAAATTGAAAATCTTAACTCACTCAActaataaaatacattcaaatgtGTTTaggaattaaaaaatataatttattataaaaaaatacagaaatgACTAAACTTCTTATATATGAGTTCAATACAACTCAATTAGTTTAATGATAAGaaaaattggtaaaaaaaatttCTGGGTCACCGTTAAAAAATTTTGCtgttatttttctaataaattcTATACAATTCAGaatttttcttcctcttccttctcttcttcatcatcatctttttcttatttcacattttcataaatttTTGGTTTCACTAAGAACCTGTATCACATTTAAAAAATTTCAGTGTCAAAATTAAGAATTTTTTGTGTCAGTTGAAAAATTTTGATGTTATTTCTAATAAATTATGTACAATTTAAAACTCTCCATCTTATTTCACATtctcataatttttcttatttcacCCTCTTAACAGCAGGAGCGAAACTAGTATAAAATTTGGGGTAGgaccaaaatttaatttttttaatataaagagattaaaaaaaatttaaagggaGATAAATCAAAATTTACACATAGTTTACAAAGAAAATTGAAGTTTATTAGGAGGGCTATTATTGCCCCTCCTGAGGCATGATAGGCTAGCAAAACTTGTGTCATAGATAAAaaattttgatcttaaaattaagtaattttttgtgtcacaattaaaaaactgtgagaaaaaaaaaaaaagtaacgtaTGCAACTTCTATACACCATTCTTTAATTTATTGTTATCTAGGtccatatttatattttttaaatttctgGGGCCCAAAATTAATTTGCTATCTTCTGATAATCATACATGTTTTATATATCTAGATGCGTATGCTAATAAGAATTGGTATTACAAGCAATTCGTTATTAAGCAGTTAATTTTCAAATCAAGAGAGTGCAATAATAGTAGTTACATATTTTGGAATCAAATAAGGAAATAATAAAAACAGAAATATTTGATAAACAAACAAAATTAGTTTAAATTAGTNNNNNNNNNNNNNNNNNNNNNNNNNNNNNNNNNNNNNNNNNNNNNNNNNNNNNNNNNNNNNNNNNNNNNNNNNNNNNNNNNNNNNNNNNNNNNNNNNNNNNNNNNNNNNAactaaattatcatttttattcATAAAAGTTCAAAAAATTGACAAAACTATCATTTCTATCTATTAAAGATAGATTTTTGTTAACAAAATTatttaaactttaaaaaattatttaaaatttttaaaatacctTCTAATATAACTTAACTCTAACTTCTCTTTTGACTCCACACCACGGTGGCATTTACCTTGGTCCCTCTTAATGTTTATCTAAcacaattatattttttttttttgcaaaaacaCCCTTAGTCAATTATTATAACATTAGTACTATATCTCTTATTTATTACAAGAATAACCCAATATTAATCATTTACCATCATATCCCTATTTCTTTGTTGGGCCAACTAAAATTATATTAATGACTAATTTAACAAAATACTAGAAACTCTGAAACCTCTTAGGGTTCATATGGAGCATGCACCTGATAATGGAGGCAGCAATGGCGGTTTTAACAGTGGCACAAGAGAAGTGCGACCACCGGTAAGTCCTCTCTATTGCATGAATATTGTATTTTATCACATAGTTTCTTCTTCCTTCCACATTAATGGTTCCCTGTTCATTTTTTCATAAATTTAAATCCGTTTCTTGTACATAGTTGTTGATATTTTCTGCTTGGCCATTGATgttttttcttccttttgtttGTTTAATCGATATTGAGTTTAATAGCATAAGGGAGATTGTTTTCTATATTTTCAACGCTTTCTTCTATTTTacttattttagaatttaataagttaaaaaaaaaatatacaaccaGAACAGTGCTATTATTTTCATGTTAGTGGTCTCTACACTTTGATTTATTAGAATACTATTTGTTTTATGTTTTTCCGGTTGCAAATAAAATTGCTAAGTAGGATCTTGAAGTGGATGATAAAATGGAAGAAAGAGTATTCTTTGATGAGATGATAGAAGAGTCAGATGATACAGAGGAATTTCAAGGAATGTATCAAGATGAAATTGAGCAGGAAGCTGTGAATTCTGAGGATTTAGGGGAGCAAGAATTTCAAGCAATGTTTGATGGGAATGATTTTTCACATGAGGTGGATGAATTATATCGAATAGAAGATATTGAAAATATTGCCATGGTTGATTTTCTGAACATAGGTGCTCATGAGATGGAATGTTTTCATTTTCCTAATCTTCAGATAGCATTTGATTTCTATAACCATTATGCAAAATCTGTTGGTTTTGGTGCTAGAAAAAGTAAGACTTGGAAAAATAGCAAAGGAGAATATGTGAAGCAATTGTTTGTGTGTTCTCGTGAGGGATTTAGACCAGAGAAATATTATAATatggaaaacagaaaaagagAGCCAAAATCTGAGACTCGTTGTGGTTGCCTGGCTAGGTTTGTAGTTCGTTTTGTGGCTTACACTGGAAGATGGCATGTGGCTTTGTTTGTTGAATCGCACAATCATGATTGCCTTGATCCTAAGTTAGTTGGTTTCCTTCCTACACATAGAAAAATGGCAGAAGCTGATGCTAGTCAAATGAACAACATGAAGGATGCAGGTATTAGCACACCCCATATATATGCTATGTTAGCTAATCAAGCAGGTGGTTATGAAAATGTTAATTATACCTTAAGGGATATGTATAATGAGATTGTTAGGCGAAGGCGTCATGTCCTGGGTGATGCTAGAGCGGCATTGCGATACCTCAAAAACCAGAAATCTGAAGATACAAACCTCTATTATGAGCACATAGTTGATGCTAAAGGGGTATTGCGAGCTTTATTTTGGTGTGATGGAAGAAGCCAATTAGATTATGAAGTATTTGGAGATGTGCTTGCCTTTGATGCGACATACAAGAAGAACAAGTACTTGTGTCCGGTAGTAGTGTTTTCCAGTGTGAATCATCACAACCAAACAGTGGTATTTGGAAGTGCTCTAGTTACCGATGAGAGTAAAGAGGTCTACGTGTGGTTATTACAGCAATTATTGGCAGCCATGAAGGGAAAAGCACCTGTATCTGTGATTACAGATGGTGCTCCATCAATGAGATTTGCAATTGAGACGGTATTCCCAAATGCCCATCATAGATTATGTGCTTGGCACCTCATTCGGAACGCCACAAGTAACGTTGGAAATCCAAAATTTACATCTATGTTTAAGAAGTGCATGCTAGGAGATTATGAAATTAGTGTGTTTGAGCAGAAGTGGTTTGGAATGGTTGAGGAGTTTGGTGTAGCTGAAAAGAATTGGATTATTGACATGTACGAGAAAAGGCATATGTGGGCCACTGCACATATTGGAGGTAAGTTTTTTGCAGGATTTAGGACAACTTCTCGATGCGAAGGTTTGCACTCTATTATTGCAAAATATGTTAAATCTCAATACAATTTGGTTGATTTCATAAAGCATTTTAAGCGGTGTCTTACCTACCTAAGATATAAGGAGGTTGAAGCTGACTATGTTTCCATATCTGGTCTTCCAGTACTTAAAATAGCATTAGAACCTCTAGAAAGGTCTGCATCAAATTTCTATACACGAgagatattttttatatttcgAGGCATGCTTGTTAGGGCTGCAAGAATGAAGGTTGTGCAAGATGTGGCATTTGATTCATTTGTACTTTATACAATATCTAAATATGGAAGTCTAAATAGTTCATGGGAGGTGTCTGTAGATAATGAAAGGACGAAATTTAATTGTTCATGCTTAAGGATGGATTCTTTTGGAATTCCGTGTGAGCATATAGTTTGTGTGCTGGTGTTTTTTAACATCCTTGAGCTGCCAAAGTCTCTTGTGTTGACAAGATGGTCGAAGAATGCCAAGACAAGCACTTTCGATTCAAGTGGCGTTACTTGGGAGTCTATAATATTGAGTCAATATGGTTGCTTGATGGATTGGTGTCGGCAGTTGTCCTATGTCGCTAGTCGAAGGCAGGAGAGATTCCACCTTGTTCGAGATATTGTTATGAGCCTAATCGAAGATTTCAAGATTGAAGATGAACAAGAAAAGCAAGTTGGTGCTGAAGCTGATTATTCAGATGGTATTTTTCCTAAGAATCCACAAAATTGTAGGTCTAAGTGTCGTCCTGGTGAGAAGGTAAAACGAAAACCACAACGATGTAGTATTTGTCGCATGGAAGGGCACAATAAAAAATCTTGTCCATTGGCAAAGGACATTCAGCAGCAGACCAATGCAACTTCTTATGGTATAAATAGGAACCATGTTGAGGAAGGTTTGGATGCAGATGCAGAAATGGTAATACTTACTTTAATGATTTACGTACCacaatatattaattatataattttcatTAATAAGAGTGAAAATTGATCaatattttatttgatattgCAGGAATTTTGGGCATCTGATCTTgaagaagattatgaagaacaagagttttggGCAGGAGATTCTGATGCAAGTGCCGACATGGAACTTAGTGAAGAGTTCTCGATGTAgtattatataaattattattatgtgaTATTTGAATAAAAGTTGAGTAATTGAACTTTGTgtatgaatttttatgatgaactTGGTGTTATTTGCTTAATTGCTATGAAAAAAGTGAGATTTGAGACAAGATTGGTATATTTACAATAATGAGTACATTTTGAGTTACGGCTTACAAGAGACGGTTTTGTGATCCTGTAATTGTAAGATGCAGAACTCAGCAAGAAGAATCTTATTATGATTAGTTAAAGCGTGAAAGATTGTAAAAGAAGTGCAGTTGGGTTAATTGTGAAGAAGGTTCAATACGGTTTGAGGACCCTTCAGAAAGGTTGTTGCTTGCGCTTTTGTATACTGACATTACTCTCTGTTCTTCTTAGCTTTTGTATGAATTTTATTGAGGAATATGTGCATGAAAGTAGATAGCTTATATTTAATGTATGGTTGCAGTAACAGTTAGACCAAGATTTCGGGGGAATATAAGCTTGATGCATGAAAGGCATCCTTTCTATGGCATGATAGTATGGTTATGTATTTGTTGAGACATGTATCTGAACctggaataaaaaaaattatgtgtgAATCTTTAACTAATCATTTTCAATTTGGAATGGcaaagaacacatgatgaatatAGGTGAGCATAACGTTACAACAAACTCACACACATGTAAAACTCACACACATGTTCCAACAAACTCCTAaattaaaaatagcaaaataTTATTGATCTTTGTATTTATtatgaatataataatataacAAAATTTTCAGACCAGACAAACTTTCTCctttaaaataataattcaacaaATAAATTATAAATGTCACTAATCTCGTTCACAATTGAGGATTAAagcaaattttgaaaataataactgAATATGCAAAAATGTTGCTCTCCATGCTGTTCACGCTAAAGCGTAGCCCAGAACTCATTGCTCTTCTTCTGAAACTCGTATTTGTGGTCATTGAACATCCCCAACAAAAGATCTACCACGACGGATGTACGGATATATTGCTCATTTAGCTgcaaatatggattaattagttaaATAATATGCTCAGCATGCATATAATTAATCAATATGTCTTTGGCTAACTTACAATGCCCGACACTGTGGGATTAAACTTCTCTCTCATAGATAACCATTGAAGAACCCAGAGACCAGAGTCGCGACTAAAAGTTCAGTGGCAATATTAAAGATGTTAGTGTCAATAAAAGATCGCTTTAATTAAAGATGAATATAAAAGATTCATTGCAATTATGTGTACCTTTGAGGACATTTGGGCACCCCCTAGCCTCTTTCACATCAAAGTTCATGAAATCTTTTCTTTCAGGAATGTCACCTTTTAGGTAATGACCAGAAGTTACCATATCTGATAATTTTAAAGCCTGAAAATTATATTCATGACAAGACTGTTAAGGTTCATGTATTATTTTACATGTGTATAAAGAAATGGATTAAGGACACCTCACCAAGGATTTCATAATTTCTTGTCTTGGCTCAACTTGATCATCATTTAGATTAGAATCAAACTGATATAATTTTCCATCCAATAAGCTAATGACCATAAGATACCAGTGGTCACCTTCTTCCTTAATTGGCACATAAATCTACAGCGGATAGTTATGTGTGGGTCATTTTACATTAAACTCGTAAATTTAGATTTAATGAGGTTTTGCATAAATTAATCCATTAAAGAATTCACATGCACTCACAAATTTAAGATCCGGTGCGACAGACATAAAGCGATATATATAGGTAGCATTCATTTTATCCAGTGAATGTCCCATAAAATATTCCACCTAAAAGGATTAAAGAGATTTCATTCTAATGAATTACGCATAATTCAAAGAAAAGTAATATAAGTAAACATGATATTTACCGCAAAAGATGGCGGAAGCATCCAAAAAGTCTTATTTGCTTGGTCCCATGTGGCCTTCAttaccacaagcttgattatctACAAATGAGAGTAAAGCAATTTATGGCTGGAGACAAATATTcatagccaaaaaaaaaaaaatacatgcaAAAAACAGCTTGTGTAGCCGTGTAGGTACCTTGTCCGAGATTGTTCTTCCGGGAGCTAGACAAACAAGTTCTTCCCTAGTTACTATCGTGTCATCCACATTAATCATGGTCTCACTGAAATTCAGATGTTTCATATAAGATAGTTCAACAACACTAATCCTACAAGTGTGAGCTGAAAAAGAGGAACCCACCTTGGATCTTCAATGCTTGCACAAAATGTATATGCTAATCCTTCAAGTTGAACAGACTTTAGCTGCATTTTAGCACATGGTCTGAATTTGCACCTAAAAGCCTAAAAAAAAAGAGACTTCTCCATTTTAGGGTTTATTAAGTCAAAGTGGCATATTATGACCATTCAAAAACAGTAATCAATGATTGTCACCTTAATCATTGCATTATAGTAACGTGATTTCTCCATTTGGTTAGAGTTAGAGCCTTGTGGCAGTGACCTCTCACCTTGGAGGCAAGGCACACCAGCAGATTGAGCAGGAAGTCGACGTGGAACAGAAAATAATGTGGCATCCCCTGTCTTTGTCATCTTAGCAACTCGCATATTAGAAGAAGGGGAGGTGAGCAATTTTCCTCGAGTCAATGAGGATTCAACCTgtgaaataaccattagaatatgaaatccatccaatttttAGGTAAAAATAATGCAATGAGGTTTGAGGTTAAGCTGGCAAGTAAAAAATAGTTGAAGACAAAGTTTCAATAACCAAGGTTCTATTACCTTAGTCGGCAATGTCCTGTAGTAATTGCTGGCAAGGAAAGTTGTAGACTTAGCCTTGGTTCTAAGTTGAGGGTTGATAATGCACTTTCCTTTAATGCTGTCAAGTCGTGAAGATTGTGATGCCCGAGACAACCCCGATTCATGCTTAT contains the following coding sequences:
- the LOC107633978 gene encoding protein FAR1-RELATED SEQUENCE 5-like, whose protein sequence is MEHAPDNGGSNGGFNSGTREVRPPDLEVDDKMEERVFFDEMIEESDDTEEFQGMYQDEIEQEAVNSEDLGEQEFQAMFDGNDFSHEVDELYRIEDIENIAMVDFLNIGAHEMECFHFPNLQIAFDFYNHYAKSVGFGARKSKTWKNSKGEYVKQLFVCSREGFRPEKYYNMENRKREPKSETRCGCLARFVVRFVAYTGRWHVALFVESHNHDCLDPKLVGFLPTHRKMAEADASQMNNMKDAGISTPHIYAMLANQAGGYENVNYTLRDMYNEIVRRRRHVLGDARAALRYLKNQKSEDTNLYYEHIVDAKGVLRALFWCDGRSQLDYEVFGDVLAFDATYKKNKYLCPVVVFSSVNHHNQTVVFGSALVTDESKEVYVWLLQQLLAAMKGKAPVSVITDGAPSMRFAIETVFPNAHHRLCAWHLIRNATSNVGNPKFTSMFKKCMLGDYEISVFEQKWFGMVEEFGVAEKNWIIDMYEKRHMWATAHIGGKFFAGFRTTSRCEGLHSIIAKYVKSQYNLVDFIKHFKRCLTYLRYKEVEADYVSISGLPVLKIALEPLERSASNFYTREIFFIFRGMLVRAARMKVVQDVAFDSFVLYTISKYGSLNSSWEVSVDNERTKFNCSCLRMDSFGIPCEHIVCVLVFFNILELPKSLVLTRWSKNAKTSTFDSSGVTWESIILSQYGCLMDWCRQLSYVASRRQERFHLVRDIVMSLIEDFKIEDEQEKQVGAEADYSDGIFPKNPQNCRSKCRPGEKVKRKPQRCSICRMEGHNKKSCPLAKDIQQQTNATSYGINRNHVEEGLDADAEMEFWASDLEEDYEEQEFWAGDSDASADMELSEEFSM
- the LOC107633977 gene encoding uncharacterized protein LOC107633977, with the protein product MRINGVEFVATSATPTQDPTSPQLQNVSIDELFRAIEDLRRDVKELGELKKSMEELTKASGNIERSLKVMEFKLYHNEDKCKDHDEYNTNLPPKDSVSNVDFTQQSVDRNPMMTPVADPPLSKRLRCSPAQLDNDVTIDISDAKDDATILDKHESGLSRASQSSRLDSIKGKCIINPQLRTKAKSTTFLASNYYRTLPTKVESSLTRGKLLTSPSSNMRVAKMTKTGDATLFSVPRRLPAQSAGVPCLQGERSLPQGSNSNQMEKSRYYNAMIKAFRCKFRPCAKMQLKSVQLEGLAYTFCASIEDPSETMINVDDTIVTREELVCLAPGRTISDKIIKLVVMKATWDQANKTFWMLPPSFAVEYFMGHSLDKMNATYIYRFMSVAPDLKFIYVPIKEEGDHWYLMVISLLDGKLYQFDSNLNDDQVEPRQEIMKSLALKLSDMVTSGHYLKGDIPERKDFMNFDVKEARGCPNVLKVATLVSGFFNGYL